TTTTCAGCTTGTATGTACCgtaaaatgatttaatttaaaaataaaacatcaaaactcGTTTCTCTTGTTTTTATCTCCCTATTGTATTTATATACCGTTTTCTTTAACTTAACGTGTTTGGAAATCATGTTTCAGATGTCATCTTTTAGTTTAAATTTCATATATGAAGGATCTTTTGTATCATATAGAACAGGAAATTTTCTGACAGCCTCAATAAATTCTACCTAgtttttttgcaattattttGTCACATACGCATATGAAATCTGTGTCTCGAGCACTGGACGACCCACATTTTGTTTGGCACGTGGCCTAAGCTGTGCATTAATATGCGGGCGTGCAATGATCGCTACATGATACAAAAATGTGGCATATACTCTGTATGAATTATGTCGCATGTGTTTCAATGTGCGCCTTGCCTAATGCTGTTCCAAGATGGCAGTTTCAACTCGAATTGTCGAGTTATTCGCTgttcatatatgtaatacttctatatggacagtttaaATGTCCCACTATTAAAGTGCTGACAATATACTATTTTAGCTCTCGTTCCATATACCTCGTTCAggctgcgcatgcttgagaatgcgcagaaccgagctggaacctcggaggatagagagaGCATTATCATtatgtcttccttagtcggaacagctttcactcatagaaactgtccatatagaagtattacaatATCGCTGTTTCTTGTTGTGTTTTATGAATTGACAGGTggtaatataatatattcattttctttctctATTACGTGTAACACAATTTTTCCATACATCATTGTCAAAGTCCGATATAGCTTGATAGAATGATACGAAAGCAGTCTTAATAAGGTATGTCCATGAGTCTTACAAATGGTCTCAATAACATAGGAGTTGgaataatttcttgtttccCTCTTGAAAAAGGAGTATTTAGGATaccatttttaaaatcattaacCCAGACATATTTAACTACGTCGTGTGTATCAAATCAAGTTTCATCGAAATAcactatatttttgtttaaatctcATATGTCTTAATATTTAAACTCAAATATTCTTGGCGGAATTCGACGAAATGACATGATTCCATGATAACTATTCGTTTACCAAGTTTAGTATGTTTAAAGCCAATTCTATTAGAACACACTGAAGTGTCTCTAAACGTTTATGGTCATAATAAGGCTACATACGCAGTTTGTTCTGAAGCATGTCCAATGGTGACTTTAAATTATCATACACTATTCGTGGAACAATGTATTTGGTCGCAAAATCAACTTTTATCAGTTTTCTCTTATCATTCTTTCGTCTTCGTGTATGATCTATAATATACCCATCTTGTACAAGGCGATAAATGgtaaaatatgaaatcaaagTTACTTCTGTAATCTGTTAATTAACGCATTTTCTACTCGATGTCCATGTTCCCGTTTTAGACACACAATCATGTTGAAAATAACCTTTTGACAATGATCATGCAAATCTTTATGTTCAAACTCTTCTTCAATACTAAAACTTTGTTCACTATTTGGCACTGTATCAAATAATtgccaaaaacaaaatacccTCAATGAATTtagatatttgataatattaaaaagatatttctttaatttcgtATTTCTTAGAACTTATCTATgtttattcttctaaatgttattgatttttggtctcttttgttttaaaattagttttttattttcaaaagaaagataaaaatagacgtttcgacttatttcagtttttttcaaaatatgacattgacactgacaatttgtatatttatattaatcaatagatcagctacattatgaatattaaaataataataaaatcaaaatataaatttgtttttgtaagaaaaatgaattttttcttaattcttaCATCTCAACTatgtagcagtaatcaattaaattatttgtagtttgattagaatttacaaaatagaactatagattttagttaaattattcaggtcttttttatcatttatagctttttcgttcttatgtaTGTCAACCATTACTAAAAactctctttttcgtgtattaaaTTCCATtcctaaaatttttgaatcttgaATGTAtgatttgatatttcatggttcgttcatgttgttttattttttttatcgtattgaagacctcttagtctattttctaaatactgagatgtctgccctatgtagacacaTTTAGTTCAAGGaccttgatatataatattacttcttttgttttttggtgttttagattttaatttagtgaaatatttggataaactagtatcatatttattaaattaatttgatagttgttgggaaagtttcgtttctattttgttttaaaattgattgtagtatatGTTTATCcatttcttgaatatattatttatcattttttccggataattattttctttcattgcagtttttgctttttgaatagctaagcatctaaattcaggatctgatatttggatagatctatcagctaAACTTATTAACACTACCtaatcttttttgtgacataggatgacatgaattgaagttcaaatatcttgaggaccaagttggtttcgtacaccattctgttcttattttattattaattttatataagttGGTCTAGTCGAAAGAATCAAATGCCCGTAAAAGAACTAGTAAACTTAAGAATCGACTCACTAGAAGAGTCGGTCGGTTTTCGGGATAGACCAGAAAGTTGAGCTAGTGAGGGAAGggaagaattataaatttgtaatagTTGTTGGAGTTGTATTAATATCCATTTCTGTATGTACATATTAgcatagtttaatttttaataaattacattGGTAAAATTCTCATTGTCTGTAGCCCTCAGATCCTTAGTCCGTCTACCTTCAAATACCTAATAAGATGTAGTTTTGAGTTAGAATTGATAAacgttattataattattaaacaagTCAAAATAGACTCAATTAAAACATTTTGcattatttttcagttattcaaCTGTAAAGGAGAACTACCCTAGACAAAACAACAATATACAGTATACTGACTGACGTTGtgatatatgattcaaaatcgATGAGAAATTGaggtttaaagtaaaaatttcgtaaaattcgTCGTAATGCTGTCAAAACAAcgtaattaacttatattttgtggGTAAAAGGCTTAAAATTCCAGGGCTTTGGGGGAGGACTCGCCCTAATCCTAATCCTATCGCCGTTTATAGTTCACATGTCTATAGTTGTCTATCTATCTTATATAGATTCGTCTCTTTTACACTTATTTTGTTGTGGCagaaatacattattttctcatatGCATACTATTCCGTAGGTTTTATATATTTGGAAACTGTTTATGAACAAAACCACATACAATGCTGAGTCAATAGTTACCAAGGACTCTGCCACAAAGTAAAAGAGGGTCTATTTAACTAAATCTGTCAGACTGACGTCACAaattacattataataataataataattaataaggtAAATGCTTTCATTTCACTTTATAAGGTGAATGAAAAGTGAGTAGCATcttaagtttcaaaataatttaagcACAAAATTAGAAACAGACCCAAAAAGTTAAAGCGGAGAAACATATCCACTCAAAagattgaagaaatattaaCTGGACTTAACATGACCATGGTTTTGGACAATATCACAATATGATATGCTTGAGGTATTTTGTGATGTTATAAAATTAGAGTGTGAGGGGTTAATGAAAGAAGACCGTCCTATTCCTTGTAGAAGAGTATGTTGTATAGTTACAATGTTAACAGCGCCATCGCTTGAATGGAGAATGAACCTACTAGAATGTACTAAAGAGAACTACAGTCTCTTTATAGAAGAactttcgtctctcgagcaattgctatgggtccgatttggttcaaaattagcttGCATGgctttttggcggcggattgatgttattagagtttggttgaaaacaaatgaatatttcgagggtctcagtgcaaaaaaagtggtttttgacctttgctcacctctgcaggtcaaacgaaaagcggctgaaaaatgaaatttcacatgtaggttcaattagttgcgagatgatttcctgtctaaggtcgaaactttccatctccacccctctccattttatggtcatttttgttatattttcttattttttggccagaaaaagtttaactagagggttcgaacttcgcatgcaagtaggggtgatgttgaagaattgtctttctcaagttcaaagttttcttcttcagttcttctagcaccaaacgcccgaaatcattttgatcgttgtaattgttgaactggaccgcctcctatttaatgaataatacgagtatgatcgttgctagggtgattttttttacttcccattttcgaaatttcttgtcattatgacaattttttctttgttgtcaattggaattgaacaagagggttcgagaccacaacacaacttgtgaaatgaaaagttattgaggaatagcaaattttctatataaagaaataagattgagaattgatatcatttccaagaaattcattttatggaaagatttgtttgtgtattagttaaattcttcattcgacgaaaaattcgattttcttgatggagctctgctgctcacggctttttttaaCTCTacttaaatcatatttttataatgcaaaaaacaagctttatcaaataatgtaaataacGTAGCTTTGCCTTTTGTCAAAAAACGGGAATCAGaataaaatgttcttttttcaaatatgaacATCATACGTTTTATGAAATTTGTGCATTACTTCAACATTACTCCATATATAATGATTTTCCTTTAAAAGAAAAGCGTTACCTATACACATGGGTATTtctttaaagtaaaatcaacaGATGAGTGCAAAATACTATAGCAACAATCTAGTTCGAAACTGGAATACAATGTTCCAAACAGGTTCTAGAGACATTTGTAGACATATGTTTTATTAGATAATGTGTTAATCAAATCTCCATTAATGATGTGTATCTAGGAAGTTTTGACTCTATGTAGCCAAGGTACTGGTGCACTAAAATctgattttcaataaatcaattacatattttttcataattaataattaatatacaagtttttgggaaaatattttattgccaaCAATTTCTTTCAACAATAACAATGTATTGgtacttaatattttaataataatagtaataaacctcttcaaaaaaattaaaaaatggaatatttattgtCTTCTGTGCATCctctttcatatattttatatattacattttgGGTTTCCATACGTATGAACCTGTATAATGGAAgttgttatttaataacaattcaTCAGCTTCCTTTGGCCCTCGACTTCCATACCTAAAAATTAAaggattaaaatttgttttcttcacAATCCTAGCAGTGCAACACATTAGGTTAATTTCCCATAATAAAAGAAACTGACATATGAGAAAGGCCACGAGCTTGTTGTTATAGGTGGGAGGCAAATACTAATCTCATCTAATTGCTGTTTGGAATAGATATTTCTTATGTACTGGGATAAAATTTGATCCAATATGGATTACCTCGAATTTATGATCATGTTTCCAACAAAACCCACCGCACTTCTCTTACAAAGTCAGTATGGGGTATGTTATAAATTGACTTGTGTTGTGCCATTGTtgaattttgttactttttatgTAAACTCACCAAAATTGAATAGCCAATACTTATAGGTCTAATGATGAATcttgataaaattcttgaattaaCTCACCAATGAAATGTgaatttttagcaaatttttctatttattctattatattttggaTCCTTCAATTACACCTTATTTTTCATACTACTACATGACAAATTAAGCTGTGTTCTATTTGACTATCCCATTGTATTAACTAAATGAAGTTTTATGGTTGTCATTTTTCTGAACCAAATATACTTACATATATGGTATGggttttactttttctttttcgatATGATGCAACAGAGGAGTGAAAATCCGCCACGCTTCACTCAATTCATCAGAACGAACAAAATGCATTTGAGAACCACAGAAGACATCTAAAATCAAACGTTCATATGCATCTGGAAGTTTAACATTCTGTAAAAGACATTATTAAATTAGTTTACAATAGCAATAAACGAAAGGAAAAAAAGCCTACCGCATATCTACTGCTGTAAGTAAGGTCCAATTCAGTTTCTTCCATATCAAATGCCATGCCTGGAGTTTTCACCATAAGTTTAACATATAATGCCTCTCCTGGTTGAACTCGGATAACTAACTCATTTCTCTTAGGTTTACCAGCAAAAATATCACCAGGAACGTTTTTAAATTGTATTCTCACTTCAGCCTTTCTTTCGTTTAGAGCTAAAGTTAATATgtgaattaaaacaataattatgaCTGAATTAGTAATAACTACATTAGAAAATTCAGAGTCGATgattatgaaaatagaaatatattttccaatatatagaaCTTTTGAGAAAGTTTCAAGAGATATTGGTTTCAATTGCTTTTAAAAAGCTCAGAAACATATCTAGCTTTCAAAATTAACGAATCTAGTATATGGTAAATAGCCTATCATgtgcaaaaaaagtgaaaaCCTTGCTGTTTATAGGGCAATTCTCAAAGAATCTGAAGAATTTGTGaaatatgaaatcaaataaataataaatggaaatgaatttattatgaaGGATTTAGATTTTTGCCATACTTGTTACCATTATATTACCTTTTCCACATCTAAGAATAAAAGGTACTCCTTCCCACCTCTCATTATTTATTCGGAGAACAGCTAAAGCATATGTTGGAGTAACGGAACCTTTAGGAACTGTTGGATCATCCAAATATCCCAATTTAGCCTCTCCTTCCCCTTGGGGATTGCCTACATATTGGCCTAAAACTACGTCTTTTACTTGAATAGGGGGAATGTTTCTTAATACTTTTACCTAGAAAGCAGCATAACAATACATTTTGGAAGCTAATGAGAagaatttgtttaattattatccATAATTTTATCATGAATGAGATCACAAAATCAAGATAATAACAAACTTATGAGGACAGTAGAAACATTAGGTATGTCTGATCAATATATACTAGCACTGTTATGATAGAAGCATAATTTTTATCGAAGTTTCGAACATGAATAGAAAGTTTCACCAAGAATATATCACAGACGAttaatttcagataaaaattcagggttcgaatttttttaaacaggTGTATTTAGATTctgtgtaaaaaaataaaattcaaatcattATTCATAAACAATGTggtattgaaaatatgaaagatacaaatagttttaatatataCTGTATTAAAAATCAACATTCTGTGTTGTATATCAATCCTTTACATATGTTTCTAAagtaaaaatcaagaaattgccagaaaaatgaataaaatgtgaGAATCCCACATTCTCAAAAGAATAATAGTTGTAGTTTTACAGATTAccagaaataacaaaatatgtcaATGAAAGTATGGATGGTTTTATGAATCTTAGCAAAATGgcttaattaatattataaggGTCATTGTGATtgtcaaatttattcaattctgaCAATGTAAATTACCTTCATGAAAACTCAGATAAATTCTAGTTTAAACTAGTGAAGTTTTCTCAAGCTTTGATACAGCATCATTGATGAGTCTGTATCGACTCACTGTATGTGtgtatgtaatgtaatgtaTAACTGAGATATGGTGGTACTAAGCTATTCCTATTGTCttatgatttgaataaaaaatttatatactcTATATTACACTCCTCTACTTtagttataaaatgttttatcatATAGAAGAGAAGCAGATGTATTGTTTATATGTACAGGAGCATATGGACATACCTTCTCATTTCTTATATCATCTGGTTGAATAGAAGCAGGCTTCTCCATAGCTACTaatgttaaaatttgtagaatGTGATTTTGCATAATATCTCTAATAATAccaaattcatcaaaatatccTCCTCTTCCTTCAGTCCCGAAAGGTTCTTTAAAACTTATTTGTATTGAGGCTATATGGTCGCTATTCCATGTAGGGTTGAAAATTCGATTTCCAAAACGAAGTGTCATCAAATTTTGTACCATTTCTTTTCCCAAGTAATGGTCTATTCGGTACAGCTGGGATTCAGTGAAAAGGTGACTTAAATGAGCAGAAAGTTTATTTGAAGTTTCTAAATCACGACCAAAaggtttttcaataataattcgaGTCCATCCTctgaaagaagaataaaaatatatatcaatacTCCTATTGATACCTTCTCGTATGCCATAAAAGCTGTACATTGCTCATATCAACTCATAAAATTTCAGACATTTAGTTGATTTATAATAGAAGACTGTCACAATATTAATAACATCATATGCTTTATACTTGCCAAAACACCTTTTTAACATGAGAAACTGAAATATTTAGTAAGAAACCTACTGTTGCAGTATTTGTTCTGAACCAATGATATTACTTGATATTGCCATATTTCCTACATATTtctcaattcataaatttttaatatctattaGATCATTCGTTCCAATCATCATAAAACTTTCATTATAACCATTCTTCAATGCAGTTCAAATTCATTTCTACCCACTTCTATTTCCTTCCTTAAAATTTTCTGTGtgcaattataattattttacttatttgAAGTGGTCACATTGGCATTTTTAATGCACATTAGAATTCAAACTTGACTTGATTCATATTTGTAACCTCTTAATTTGAATGAAACATCATCTCAAACATTCATTTGCCTATCATCTGTTCAAATGTTCAGAATACAAAGCAATCTCTATGTAAtgttaaaaaatgatgattCGCATATTTAAAAACTTATGAAATTTAATCAAATCAATCATGAatatttctcttaattttttataaccattGTATATTTAGATTACATCAAGATTTTGAAACATGTATTGATAAGTGACACTcatagaaattataaaatatcacGCTATTTACCAATATGAtgaaaatctaaatatctcaagtattattaaataaaatggtcaattatatattaattagtagggccagggccggattaagatttataaggcccggggctaaaataatgacggggcccccttaaggaattcgaaaacccggaaaaattcacaaaataatatcaatacgttagatttgtggtatcaacacatcaaaaaatacagaagatttccaaatgatggggccctcttggacctggggcccggggctatagcccccccaagcccccagcttaatccggccctgagtAGGGCCATCAACAATTTAACTCTAAGCTAATATTTTTAGTCAAGATATTATCAGCAACTCTTACAGACTTTAGAAAATCATGACatggatttttttatacaaatttggCTTGGTAAAAATATATGTAACTTTAGAACAATATTATGTTGCAGATTAAATAGGAATATTTCTTAAGAGCACACGTGAAAACTTTACTGATATATTGTAATGCTAGAAAGATAAATATTACTTTATATAATCATCATACCTCaaaaaattaacttctgttTTTAAAGAGTTGTGGTCTTGAgatggaaatgaaaattatagagTAAGGAAATAGATAAAAGAAAAAGGTGCTTCAATGGCCttatatcaattataaaaatagatacataaatttcatatttgcaGGAATTAAAGGATATGCAAACTCTCTAAGCCCCTCTAAACAAattaaaactgacaaaaaaatgatgaacaGGTTATAAAGAACCTTTTGTTAAAATGACCTAAAACAAGTAACAAAATGTTCAAACACAAATGAAAGTATACTCACTTCTGACCCATACAATTATTCTTTATGTGAACTGTAACATCCTCATATACTGAAGGGGGTAGTGCTAAATAAAATAGTCTATTAGCAACTGGACCcttctcaaatttttcaatcTCCTTATTCAACAGTTCAAAATCAGTTTGAGAAGTATATTGGCCAGACATATAGTGattgattttccaaaattcttcaTACTTTTCATGTTCATGCTGTTTAACCTTCATGTATGGCTCACATTTTTGTCGAATTTCATTTACAGAAGTTTTGCTCCTAGCGTAACCATAGAAAATAGTATTAAGAGGCAGTACATTATCTCTAAACAACCACCATAGGGTcggataaatttttttacgtgCTAAATCACCCTAAAAATTAGGTAATTGAGTCCAATTAGCATACAAAAgcaataaaatacaattaattagaagttagaccaatttttaattaaaaatataacttgACTCGTTAAAACTTAAAAGTAGATTCAATATTCTTCGAATAGCCGTTAAATTGGGATTGGCCCTGGAACTAAAAATCCACACTGCTTGTGTAGATGACAATATCCACAAAAATGCATTAATTTATAGACATGTTTAACATAAATATTAGGAAaggtagaaataaaaaatagtgaagaaTAATTGAGgacatcaaattattaaatttctagTTATTAAATCATTACTTACAGAAGCACCTAGTGTAACAAAAACATGAGGATACTGGCCGTCAAAATGAGTTCCACCTCGATCCATATCTTTAGATTTTAAAGAATTTCTGTACAAAGACAGGCATAATTCGGCATTTTTggattctgaaaataaatatgaaataacaatGTGGTTATaatagaatatacaaaaaaactacCTTCTAATTCAGTGGCGTATGGTTTCCGgaacattttaaaaagtaatcaatgtcgtttatttcaaaatggaaTATTAGAATGTTCAACCCGTTACAGATGGAATGCAAATAGAAACGTTTAAATACAATTGTTACAATCTAAAGACAACTCTCAATAACATTTCAATAACTTCGAACAATTTCCAAGGTTATAATCttgtttaaatattaaacaCACGGAATCTTGTTGACGTTTCTATTTGTAAACACAGAACAACTGCTGATAAATTGACAGAATTCTAATTGTCATAGAATAGCTATTTACACGTATGTATTCCGTATAATTCATGGAACTACAACTGCCATTAATTCGATTTTAAAGAATATTATTAAGGTAtatcaactaaaatatttgcgATGAACAATGTGTTAATACTCGAATACGGGTTAAATATTCTAGTATGTTTAGTTTGTCACAATGTTATTTCAATCAAACCAAAGTCATTTCAACTGATTGGAAAACTGGCAAGATAATGattataacaaaatgtatgctGTAGTGCTGtagagataataaaaaaaagattttctattGTATTCAAATACCGTCTTAATTGAGAAATGAGAGGGTTTAAGTATGTTGAAAATAGTATTTAGTAAGTTAGGCAGTgctcaatttcaaaaactaattttatactGAGCggaaattataacaataatagttttttcttaaCGCACAACAGCTTAATGGTATGCTGTATGTGTTAGTCATGTCTACGAAACcgtaaaattttatgttaaaaatagtGCTGTAAAGAATATCTAAAGAGTTCTATACGACAGTGATATTGATTCATTCTATATAAAGGTGAAAATAGAATAAAGCCTGGAACAGAGTAGAAGAACTAGCAAGTCTAGTCACGAGATCGTTTAGATTAAAACGTTGTAACAGTGTCTTCTGAAGTGTTCCTTGTGGTGGATGAATAGTTTCTagcaatattatttattttgttgataaaagttTGGTACCTATTGCCTAGAGAAGCATATTTTAGTTTTGGAAGAACGAATGCATTTAACTTCGGAAAACTGCCTACAGTTTCTCAGTACGAAGCCAAAGTGTCTGAAAGCTCCCTCAAGGATAATATTAATATGCTCAACAAAGCTTCATTTACAATCAAATATAACCCAGATCTTTGAATGTTGGAGACTTCTTAAGCACAATATGGTGTCACATTTTAAATGTTGagagaaaatgcatttttatcGCACCACTCTCAAATTGTATTGGAATGATATAGCTTTAGATCATCTGCCCCAGAACTGAGCACTACTACTCCAGAAGTTGTTAATTTCTAAGTTATAATAACTAATATTCAACTTTTAGGTTGCGAATAATGTCGTTGTTGAACCATGAAGGATTTTTAAGGATCTGGGAATTGTTTTGGGAATGCTAGCAGAGACTGCATTTTGAATTTTACTGTAAAAATATTCGCAAGCCTTGTCAACGTTATTTTCAACCATTAAGTGATTCCAGTTGATATGGAGCGGAAGTTACACCTCGAAGTTTTTGGTGATGGAATAACTAATTTGCATTTTTTAGTAGGCTAATAACGGTTTCAATTAAGGAATGAAATACATCCTTGTGAATTAACGGAGATTAACGCATCTACTTACTGAAAGTTAATTTCGACTGAGAACTAAATCAGAAGTCCGATTGCGAAGAgttgataacttttttaagCTGCGTAACATCAAATTTACCGAAGTTTTTCAGGAAAATCATAAGCCTATCACCTTTGGTTGAGTCAGCATGCATATTATAGTATTAAGGAATATTAAAATCGCCAATAATAACAAGATATTATCCACCAAGTGAACACAGTTTGTAAGAATATTATACAACGTATCATATACATCTGAACTTAAATTTGAGGGAAAAGTGATTAACACAAAATACCTAACCTTTCTTGATAAAACCAATAACATTACCTAACCATAGGAATCACGTCAGTTATGTCTGACAAGTTGAAAGTTGAAATGCAAATAAAACTCCGCCACTACTTTTGTTAttgtttgattcaaatttaCGATCTCTCCTATAGATCACGAAATCATCAGTAAAAAGTTCATATTCGTGCAAAGGGGGATTCAACCATGTTTCAATAATAGCGATTAAGTCGAAGAAACAGTCAATAGAATGTCAAGAAGTTTAGTATTCATGCCTCGAACATTTTGATAATAGTTGGTGAACTGTTCTTTTCGTTGTAGACTTGGGCATTTGGCAGACTTTTGGAAATACAAATAGAACATACATATAAAGGTGAGTCTGATACATTACAGTCACTGTTTTTGTGATCACCAGTTCATTTGGGAAATTTTTGGAGTTTATTGCAGTTTTTAACGAAATGCGCAAAACCACAACATTTAAAACACATCCTTGGCCCAATAATAGAATTATTCTAATTCTCCCAATCCTTAATAAGGACTTCGTTCTGTATAAACTATAATTGAATCACAGAATGTAATATGACAGTTTTCTTCACCTATCTTCGTAGTCTTAGATCTAAGATTCactttaattttatatcaatcgATATCGATGTACAGGATATGTGCAGTATCGAGGATACAGTTATAGCTTGATTATAGGTTTAGAAAAGAGACTCCTAGAAATTAATCCACATAAAGTTTTTCTTCCTCGTGGGTGCAAAGCCACGCCACGCTCAATgcttattaaaaatgatttttaatctTGATCACCCGCCAACCAATAgtagataatttttcattaaagtCGTGTTGGAATATTAAAAGCTATTCGCACCTAGGGAAGGtcttataatgaaaatattataatccTAGTAGAGATAGTCGAGAGAAACGTTACTACTTCTGAATTATTAAGTTACAATTAATTACAATTCTACAAATTCATCTGCTTCATAGTTATTTAATAAGACTTGTCGTCagcaatatttttgaaatacccAACGTTGTTCTTCTAGAGGCAGTTGGAAATGAATC
This portion of the Diorhabda sublineata isolate icDioSubl1.1 chromosome X, icDioSubl1.1, whole genome shotgun sequence genome encodes:
- the LOC130450952 gene encoding glucose-6-phosphate 1-dehydrogenase isoform X1; this translates as MFRKPYATELEESKNAELCLSLYRNSLKSKDMDRGGTHFDGQYPHVFVTLGASGDLARKKIYPTLWWLFRDNVLPLNTIFYGYARSKTSVNEIRQKCEPYMKVKQHEHEKYEEFWKINHYMSGQYTSQTDFELLNKEIEKFEKGPVANRLFYLALPPSVYEDVTVHIKNNCMGQKGWTRIIIEKPFGRDLETSNKLSAHLSHLFTESQLYRIDHYLGKEMVQNLMTLRFGNRIFNPTWNSDHIASIQISFKEPFGTEGRGGYFDEFGIIRDIMQNHILQILTLVAMEKPASIQPDDIRNEKVKVLRNIPPIQVKDVVLGQYVGNPQGEGEAKLGYLDDPTVPKGSVTPTYALAVLRINNERWEGVPFILRCGKALNERKAEVRIQFKNVPGDIFAGKPKRNELVIRVQPGEALYVKLMVKTPGMAFDMEETELDLTYSSRYANVKLPDAYERLILDVFCGSQMHFVRSDELSEAWRIFTPLLHHIEKEKVKPIPYMYGSRGPKEADELLLNNNFHYTGSYVWKPKM
- the LOC130450952 gene encoding glucose-6-phosphate 1-dehydrogenase isoform X2 encodes the protein MENGQIQSKNAELCLSLYRNSLKSKDMDRGGTHFDGQYPHVFVTLGASGDLARKKIYPTLWWLFRDNVLPLNTIFYGYARSKTSVNEIRQKCEPYMKVKQHEHEKYEEFWKINHYMSGQYTSQTDFELLNKEIEKFEKGPVANRLFYLALPPSVYEDVTVHIKNNCMGQKGWTRIIIEKPFGRDLETSNKLSAHLSHLFTESQLYRIDHYLGKEMVQNLMTLRFGNRIFNPTWNSDHIASIQISFKEPFGTEGRGGYFDEFGIIRDIMQNHILQILTLVAMEKPASIQPDDIRNEKVKVLRNIPPIQVKDVVLGQYVGNPQGEGEAKLGYLDDPTVPKGSVTPTYALAVLRINNERWEGVPFILRCGKALNERKAEVRIQFKNVPGDIFAGKPKRNELVIRVQPGEALYVKLMVKTPGMAFDMEETELDLTYSSRYANVKLPDAYERLILDVFCGSQMHFVRSDELSEAWRIFTPLLHHIEKEKVKPIPYMYGSRGPKEADELLLNNNFHYTGSYVWKPKM